The Alcaligenes faecalis sequence TTGCCAGTGGGTCGGTTTCTGCAATGACGCGCAATGCGCCCGTTTCCAAAAGACGTTTGATTCGCCTGCCCACGGTACGTTCGGCAATGTTTGCGGCTGCGCCCAGCTCCCGCCAGGAGGCCCGTGGGTCTGCTTGCAAGGCAATCAAGCAGGCCAGATCGGTGTCATCGATCGTGGGCAGCAAGGGTTTACCCTTGCTTGACGTGACCATATTCATCTAATTAACCTTCTTCAATTGCTAAAAAATAAACTTTTTAATCTTTTTTTGTCTAAAAATAAATAAATTGAGGAATTCATGAGCTCTCCCTCTCATCGTCCGAGCGCCCCACCTGGTCTCGACCCTGCCCCGGTCTCGCGCGTTCGTACCATTGTGGCTGGCAGTGTAGGCAATGCGGTTGAATGGTTTGATTGGACCATTTACGCTTCCTTTGCTATCTTTTTTTCCAGCCAGTTCTTCCCTGAAGGCAATGAAACCACGGCCTTGCTCGCTAGTTTCGGCATTTTTGCGGTGGGCTTTTTCATGCGTCCCATCGGTGGCTGGTTGCTTGGCATCTTCTCCGATCGTTACGGACGCAAGGCCGCTTTAGGGCTGACTATCCTGATGATGGCCGGAGGGTCGCTTATTATCGCAGTAACCCCGACCTATGCTGCAATAGGTTTGGCGGCGCCTCTTTTGTTGACGCTGGCCCGTTTGCTGCAAGGCTTGTCTCTGGGAGGGGAGTATGCATCGGCCACCACTTTCTTGACCGAGATGGCGCCCCCTCATCGCCGTGGTTTTTATTCCAGTTTCGTCTTTTTCAGTGCGGCGGTCGGTATTTTGGCGGCCTCGGCCGTGGGCTGGGTGCTGACGACCTGGTTGAGCCGGGCGGAGATGTCCGAGTGGGGGTGGCGTATTCCGTTTCTGCTGGGGGCATTGGGCGGTGTGGTTGGCCTTTGGATTCGGCGCTCGATTCCCGAGACCGAGGCTTTTTCCGAAAGCAAAAAAGCGGGTGTTGAAAAACAGCCTTTGCGCACCTTGTTGCGTGAGTATCCCGTGGAAGTGCTGCGTATCATCGGTTTTTCCATTCTGACGACCTTCGCATTTTATATCTTTGTCGCTTACGTGCCGACCTACGCCATCCGCCATGTGCAGGCCGACCCCAAGGTGGCCTTTGCGGCCAACACGGTGGCGTTGATTGTGTTCATGGTGGTGCAGCCCTTGTTTGGCGCTTTGTCTGATCGTATCGGACGCAAGCCGCAATTGATTGTGTTTGCTGCCGGGTATTTGTTCTTCTTTTATCCGCTCATGAGTACGCTGGGGCCGTCTTTCGGTTCCATCCTGATGGTGGAGCTGTTTGGCCTGGTGCTGTATGCCATGTATACCTCGATTGGCCCTGCCATTATGTCTGAACAGTTCCCAACCAGTGTACGTGCGGTCGGTATCGGGGCACCCTATAACCTGATGGTGGCGTTGCTGGGCGGCACCACACCTTATTTGTTGACCTGGTTGCAAAGCAACGGCCTGGAACGCTGGTTCTTTTACTATGTCTTGGCCGGTGCCGTGATTACCTTGGTCACGTTCATCCGTATGCCCGAGACAGTCGGACAAAAACTGCGCTGATCGCGCCCGTTTCGCCCGGTGTCAGGCCGGGCATCTACAGCCCGCCAGGCGGGCTGTGTGACTTTCAGGAAGCTCCATGTTGAAACAAGATGTCGCCCTTCATTTTCGAGATGCTCTTCAGATCGGTCTCGAGATTCGACAGGGCCGATTCAGCGCCCGGCACGTTGCCACTTATTTTCTGGACCGTATCGAGCGTGCCGCCGAGCTCAATGCCTTTAGTGTGATCACAGCCGAGCGCGCCTTGGCACAAGCAGACGCGGCCGATCGTCTGCTGGCTGCTGGCATCGTGCTCGGGCCCTTTCATGGTGTGCCCGTTGTGGTCAAGGATAGTATGCAATGGGAAGGAACCGAGGCGACTCTGGGTTCGCAAAGCCGTGCCGGCACGATCAGTACGCAGACGGCCACCGTACTGCGTTCGCTAACTGCACAAGGCATGGTGGTGCTGGGCAAAACCAGAATGACTGAGTTCGCCTTCGGTTTGTCTGGACAGAACCTGACCCAGGGGACGGCACGTAATCCGTGGGATGCCACGGTAGCCCGCGCTCCGGGTGGCTCGTCCAGTGGGAGTGGCGTGGCGGTAGCGGCCGGTTTGGCGCCCATCGCCATGGGAGGGGATACCGGTGGTTCAGTGCGCGCGCCTGCCACATTGAATGGCCTTGTGGGTTATAAGCCTTCGACCGGAATGATCAGTTGCGCGGGCAGCTTGCCCTTGTCTGCGACCCTGGATGTTCTGGGGCCGATTGCTCGTAGTGTGGCCGATGCACGCCAGTTGGCGGCTGTATTGGCGGGGCCGGACATAGCAGACCCCTCGACTTTGGCTTTGCCCGCCGCTTGTGTGGCCGCCCTGCGTGCACATGCGGCACCGATACATAGCCCCATTGCGGTATTGGATGCCCAGGCCTGGCCCGCCACCTTGGACCACGCAACGCAATTGAGTTGGCAGGACACGCTGGATCGCCTGCTAGCGGCGGGCCTGGAGATACAAACGTGGACACCACCGCCCACTTTATCGTTTACCCGTTTGGCAGACGATAATTCAATTGTGCTTGCCTATGAGGCCTATCGTTATTATGGTGAGCTTGCCACTGATTCTCGACAAGTCTTGTGGCCGGTGGTGCGGGACCGTATTCTGGCAGGCGGGATGATTGATAGCGCGTCTTATGAGGCCGCTTTACAAAGACGCAGGGCCGACATGCACACTTTTGCGCAAGCAATGCAGGGGTGGGCCGCCTTGTTGATGCCCGCTTGTGATCAGGTGGCCCAAGGGCTGGATCCCGAGGATGTCCGGCATGCGGGCTTGGGGAAGTTACTGCGTCCCGGCAACTTCTTGGGAGCAGCGGCCATTTCCCTGCCTACCGGCTTTGATGAGCCGGGCTTGCCCACAGGCGTTCAATTACTGACACCGCGTGGACACGATGCGGCCTTGCTCGATTGTGCCCATCTTGTTGAACATGCGCTTGGCCGACTTTCTCGCTATCCGGATTTGGGACACTGGGGGCTATAAATCCTATGTGTTTCAGTCAGGCGGCTGGACGGCGTATGAGGTAACAGCATCAGCCCCCGAAGCAGGGGCTTGTGCTGTCTTTGGAGTCGAAGGCTTAGCCGCGTTTGAACAAACGCTCGTGCATCCAGCCGTCGTTGGTCAGAATCAGAGCGGCTTTACCCGAGATTTCCTCAGCCTTTGCCTGCTTCGCAAAGTTTCTGTAAGTGGCGCCAATCCCCTCGGATTGGGCCCAGTCTTCTGCATCTTCCAGCTTGAAGCGATAGTTTACTTGTGAGACTTTGACACCCATCATGTCGCTGGGCTCAGTAAAGTTGTCTACCGCTACAACGGTGAATTTACCTGTGCAAAAGGCATCGTGTCCGCCCATTGTGTTGGCCCCGTTCGGAACCAGGAATTTTTGGCCGGTTTCAGTCAACTGATACTCGGAGCCCGGTTCCATCTTGTTACCGAACATCGCTTTGACTTCGGTATCGCGTTTGCTGAGTAAGCCGGCTTCTACCAACGCATCGGCCCGTTCTTTGCTGCTGCCTATCGTGCCACGATTGGATAGCGTAAATGGCGAGCCCTTTGCCGGAATGGCAGCACATAGTCCCTTTTGAGTATCCAGATACGTTTGAATCGCCGTGCTGAAATTGCTTTTATTGGCATCTTTGGCACTACCGCAGGCGGCAAGCAAAACGATAGCACTGCTCATGGCGGCGATTTTGATGACGGTATGCAAAACAAACTTCCCCTGTAGGTTAAACAATCGGTCGCCTAGTATAGCGGCGTCGTCGGTGCTATTTTGGGCAACGCTGTTTTAGCAGTGTGTCTAAATGTCTCTTGTTAAGGGGCTCCGTCTTTAGCGTGTAAGAGACGTGATGGATTGCCTAAGAGACGTCCATGCCGCGCGACTTATGCGAATGTAGTTGGCGTTGGCTTGGTTGCGGTTGCCCAGCTCAGACTAGGTGAGCCGGGCAACAGCGTGCAAAAAGGCCTGGGTTTAATCCAGCATGGCCTCCGCTTCAATCTCGATCAACCATTCCGGACGGGCCAGACCATGGATCAGAATCCAGGATGAGGGCGGGGGATTGACGGGGAAGCGTTTGAGCAATGCGGCGGCAATGGCCTCTTGCTCTTGGGGCGAGCTGGCATCTTCCCGAATGAAAATCCGCAGCATGATGACTTGGTCGATGGTGCCGCCTGCTTCAGCCAGAACCCGTTCTATATTGTCCAGTGCCGCGTCGGTTTGTTCGCGCATACCGCCGCTGACGGTTTGCTCTTGGGCGTCGACTCCCACTTGGCCGGACAGCATGACACGGCGTTGGCCGGTAACAACCAGACCTTGGCTAAAACCATATTGCAAAGAATTGAATACAGTGGGCGGGTTAAGGGCGCTTTTAGTCATCTTCATAAACACATAAAAAGTCAGTTGAGGTGGTGTATTCACGCACCAGGGGCGTATCTTGGGGCTTTATGTCAGAAGACAAGAGTAGAGCCGGGAATGGGGGCTTAACCGGTTTGAGGACGTCTTACATCGGCTTGCTGTCATTGGCTGATCCAGCCGCTAAAATGACATGTCTACCTACCTAAAGAGGCGCATATGGAAAACGACAAGTCCATGATTCACGGCAAATGCCTGTGCGGTGCCGTTTCAATCCGTGTTCAGCAAGACAAGCCTTCGGTCAGTGCGTGTCATTGTGGCATCTGTCGCCATTGGTCCGGTGGTCCGTTCCTGTCGCTGGAGTCCCATGGAATCCCGGTGGTCGAAGGGGAGGAGCACGTACGCTCCTATGCTTCCTCGGAGTGGGCGGAGCGCAGTTTTTGTGCTGTATGCGGCACGCATTTGTTTTACCGGCTCAAGGCGGGTGGTTTTCATGCTATTTCTGCTGGCTTGTTCAAGGATAGTGGGAGCTGGCCGTTCGCGCTGCAGGTCTTTATTGATGATAAACCTGATAACTATGCGTTTGCTAATAAAACGCGGGAGATGACGGGCGAAGAGGTAGTGAAGTTGTTTTCCTGATCCTGGTTCATGTACAAGGACAACGCTGTGATGAAACCAATCCTTTTCCTGTCGCTGTCTGCGTTACTGGCCGCTTGCGCCTCTTCCAACGCTGACCTTGCGACTCAGCAAGACGTAGACCTGAACAGATACATGGGCACCTGGTACGAGCAGGCGCGTTTGCCCAATAGTTTTCAGCGCGAGTGCGCCGGGGATGTGCAAGCCAATTACGTGATGGAAGCCGACAAGACGATTACCGTTACCAACCGCTGCCAGGGTGTGGACGGAAAAGAGCAGGAAGCCATTGGTCAAGGGCGACTGTCCAGTAGTATGGAACCTGCGGATCCGGCAATATTGGAAGTGCGCTTTGCTCCGAAGTGGTTGTCCTGGTTTCCCATGGTCTGGGGCGATTACTGGATCATGAAGCTGGAAGGGGACTATCAATACTCTTTAGTCGGGACACCGGACAGGAAATATCTCTGGGTTCTATCCAGGGAAAAACAGGCTGATCCGCAGGTCGTGAACCAATTGCTGGATTACGCAGCCGCGCAAGGCTTCGCGGTGCAAAAGGTAGTACCGACCAACAAGTAGCGCGTATTCGGTAATGGCTCGATCAACACCTGCATAAATCAAAGCATCTCCTTAGGGTTTTTAGTAATAAGCATGGGGAAATTAGATCGTTTTGAATAGCTTGTGGCTGTGGTCGAATGGCACGACGGTATGTATCGGACGTGCCATTTTTTTATCGGAATGTTTTTACTATGAAGTCGTTTTTAAGCATTGCCGCGACCCTTACCCTGGCGTTGGTGGCTGGCGTGGCCCAGGCTGATCGTCTGGATGACATCAAGAAAACGGGTGTCTTGAAAGTAGCGTCTTTCGACAGCAATCCACCGTTTGGTTTTGTGGATCAGAAGTCCCGTCAGATCACAGGTCTGGATGTGGATTTTGCCCAGGCTCTGGCTGACAAGCTAGGCGTGAAGCTGGAAGTCTTGCCAACCAATCCGGCCAATCGTGTGCCGCTGCTGACGTCCAATAAAGTAGACCTGGTTCTGGCCAACTTCACCATCACGCAAGAGCGCGCCAAGCAGGTTGATTTCAGCATTCCGTACTTTGCATCAGGCCAGCAGTTCCTGGCTAAAAAAGGCGTCTTGTCCTCGCCCGAGCAGTTGAACTCGCTGCGTATTGGCGTGGATAAAGGGACGGTCAATGAGATCGTCCTGCGTGAAAAATACCCTCAGGCCAAGCTGGTGGCCTATGACGATACGCCCTTCGCCTTTACCGCTTTGCGTAACGGCAATGTACAAGCCATCACTCAGGATGGTCCCAAGCTGATTGGTTTGCTGGCCAATGTGCCGGACAAGGAAAACTATGAAATCCCGGCCTTCAGCATTTCCGAGGACTTGATCGGCATTGGTATCCCCAAGGGCGAGACAGCACTGAAGTCTTTTGTGGATGAAACCTTGCTGGAGCTGGAAACCCAGGGCAAGGCACAAGCCATTTACGACGTCTGGTTTGGCCCTCAGTCCAAAACGCCGCTGGAGCGTTTGTACCGCATCGGTCAGCAACAGTAAGTCATCACTTGCTTGCAGGCCAGCCTTGAATGTTCAGGCTGGCCTTTTCCTGTTTGTGTTTTTAACAGCGGGATCGCTTGATCCTGCTTTTTGGTGTTTGCTATGCCGTCTTCTGATTTCTGGCTGGCACC is a genomic window containing:
- a CDS encoding MFS transporter, whose protein sequence is MSSPSHRPSAPPGLDPAPVSRVRTIVAGSVGNAVEWFDWTIYASFAIFFSSQFFPEGNETTALLASFGIFAVGFFMRPIGGWLLGIFSDRYGRKAALGLTILMMAGGSLIIAVTPTYAAIGLAAPLLLTLARLLQGLSLGGEYASATTFLTEMAPPHRRGFYSSFVFFSAAVGILAASAVGWVLTTWLSRAEMSEWGWRIPFLLGALGGVVGLWIRRSIPETEAFSESKKAGVEKQPLRTLLREYPVEVLRIIGFSILTTFAFYIFVAYVPTYAIRHVQADPKVAFAANTVALIVFMVVQPLFGALSDRIGRKPQLIVFAAGYLFFFYPLMSTLGPSFGSILMVELFGLVLYAMYTSIGPAIMSEQFPTSVRAVGIGAPYNLMVALLGGTTPYLLTWLQSNGLERWFFYYVLAGAVITLVTFIRMPETVGQKLR
- a CDS encoding amidase; the protein is MLKQDVALHFRDALQIGLEIRQGRFSARHVATYFLDRIERAAELNAFSVITAERALAQADAADRLLAAGIVLGPFHGVPVVVKDSMQWEGTEATLGSQSRAGTISTQTATVLRSLTAQGMVVLGKTRMTEFAFGLSGQNLTQGTARNPWDATVARAPGGSSSGSGVAVAAGLAPIAMGGDTGGSVRAPATLNGLVGYKPSTGMISCAGSLPLSATLDVLGPIARSVADARQLAAVLAGPDIADPSTLALPAACVAALRAHAAPIHSPIAVLDAQAWPATLDHATQLSWQDTLDRLLAAGLEIQTWTPPPTLSFTRLADDNSIVLAYEAYRYYGELATDSRQVLWPVVRDRILAGGMIDSASYEAALQRRRADMHTFAQAMQGWAALLMPACDQVAQGLDPEDVRHAGLGKLLRPGNFLGAAAISLPTGFDEPGLPTGVQLLTPRGHDAALLDCAHLVEHALGRLSRYPDLGHWGL
- a CDS encoding RidA family protein, translating into MTKSALNPPTVFNSLQYGFSQGLVVTGQRRVMLSGQVGVDAQEQTVSGGMREQTDAALDNIERVLAEAGGTIDQVIMLRIFIREDASSPQEQEAIAAALLKRFPVNPPPSSWILIHGLARPEWLIEIEAEAMLD
- a CDS encoding GFA family protein, encoding MENDKSMIHGKCLCGAVSIRVQQDKPSVSACHCGICRHWSGGPFLSLESHGIPVVEGEEHVRSYASSEWAERSFCAVCGTHLFYRLKAGGFHAISAGLFKDSGSWPFALQVFIDDKPDNYAFANKTREMTGEEVVKLFS
- a CDS encoding lipocalin family protein translates to MKPILFLSLSALLAACASSNADLATQQDVDLNRYMGTWYEQARLPNSFQRECAGDVQANYVMEADKTITVTNRCQGVDGKEQEAIGQGRLSSSMEPADPAILEVRFAPKWLSWFPMVWGDYWIMKLEGDYQYSLVGTPDRKYLWVLSREKQADPQVVNQLLDYAAAQGFAVQKVVPTNK
- a CDS encoding ABC transporter substrate-binding protein, encoding MKSFLSIAATLTLALVAGVAQADRLDDIKKTGVLKVASFDSNPPFGFVDQKSRQITGLDVDFAQALADKLGVKLEVLPTNPANRVPLLTSNKVDLVLANFTITQERAKQVDFSIPYFASGQQFLAKKGVLSSPEQLNSLRIGVDKGTVNEIVLREKYPQAKLVAYDDTPFAFTALRNGNVQAITQDGPKLIGLLANVPDKENYEIPAFSISEDLIGIGIPKGETALKSFVDETLLELETQGKAQAIYDVWFGPQSKTPLERLYRIGQQQ